In the genome of Hippoglossus hippoglossus isolate fHipHip1 chromosome 12, fHipHip1.pri, whole genome shotgun sequence, one region contains:
- the tjp2a gene encoding tight junction protein ZO-2a isoform X2 gives MKTVLSLHRKWAHAVKTIRILQGLNPAMEETVWEQYTVTLQRDPKMGFGIAVSGGRDNPNEESGEQSIVVSDVLQGGPADGLLFENDRVVQVNAIPMDGATHTFAVQTLRKCGKVAKITVKRPRKVPVNLLNRPSSPDDRVFNNDYNDDYNYDQDRRSVYSGRDHSPERERGGGYMDSGYQTHERDHDRDYDRRERGRNPERDLSPDRPYKRDGSRGRTLDKERSPERPYRNDKTLDRDYSPDRRYRSERTLDRDHSPERRYRSERALDRESPDHRFRNEKTLERNNSPYRRDSPGRGHGRDHSFERGRERIPSDPRKYDEPVRRSGSRDRLERSPSPAAMPIPLPRPARDLEPLEKPLNVLLLKKRPNEEYGLRLGSQLFIKEMTSTGLASRDGNLQEGDIILKINGTVTENLSLSDAGKLIEKSRGKLQLVVQRDKQQVLIRVPPMADSDSELDDISEIESYRSYSPQDDRRGHHSDLSSHSSNERLREKPREEPPNRLAKMGAMPTPFRVPDRAAEDTPPLLPEREELPPETPPVKPVVAAAPKFHAPPKVPLKPNTEDQEVYGPNTVMVRFQKGDSVGLRLAGGNDVGIFIAGVQEDSAAEKEGLRTGDQIMKVNNTDFRGMVREDAVLYLLEVPKGEDVTILAQSKPEVYKDILASGRGDSFFIRTHFEFEKEAPQCLPFSRGEIFKVTDTLYDGKLGNWLAIRSDKDNQLLEKGIIPNKSRAEQMSNVQNAARAASGNDRGDFWRLRGQRAAKKKDIRKSREDLSAAPVTTRFPAYERVVLREAGFKRPVVVFGPISDTVNEKLANDMPSKFVVAKTEPKDAGSEKSSGVVRLNTIRQIIEQDLHALLDVTPKAVDTLNYTQWYPIVIFLNPDSKQGIKTLRNRIAPGSSRSARKLYEQSVKLRKTCTHLFTATIDLNSANDGWYGSVKDSIQEQQDRAVWVCEGKLEGSEQDLDLHDDRMSYLSAMSADYLSMDSRLTSDYEDTADEGGAYTDNELDEPQDEPQPVSAISRSSEPVLPDEKLDPEPRARMRRSGSREKQNRDPSPPPSFVPEPPKVRAQTRTDSTRSYDSHSSSTISSDALGGNRPLPPPVALKPPVPRMPSEEPTPGREEDDPAAKSFLGKNQIKAFEKMDHLARAQRILELQEAENARLEIAQKHPDIYAIPVKLPKPNLNRPQPIGSSSNPEPQAPSRPSYSETRGYEDEEAEYRRQLADQTKRGYYNPQKYKDTEL, from the exons ATGAAGACTGTCCTCAGCCTGCACAGGAAATGGGCCCACGCGGTCAAGACTATTCGCATCCTGCAGGGACTC AACCCGGCCATGGAGGAGACTGTGTGGGAGCAGTACACTGTGACCCTGCAGAGG GATCCCAAGATGGGCTTTGGCATTGCCGTGTCAGGGGGTCGTGACAACCCGAATGAGGAAAGTGGCGAGCAGTCCATCGTGGTGTCGGACGTCCTGCAGGGAGGACCGGCTGACGGCTTGTTATT tgaGAATGACCGCGTGGTGCAGGTGAACGCCATCCCCATGGACGGGGCCACCCACACCTTTGCCGTCCAGACCCTCAGGAAGTGTGGCAAAGTGGCAAAGATT acaGTGAAGAGGCCCCGGAAGGTTCCGGTCAACCTGCTGAACCGTCCGTCCTCACCCGATGACAGAGTCTTCAACAATGACTACAATGATGATTACAACTACGACCAGGACCGCCGCAGTGTGTACAGCGGACGAGACCACAGcccggagagggagagaggcggAGGCTACATGGATTCTGGCTACCAAACTCACGAGCGTGACCACGACAGGGACTACGACCGGAGGGAACGCGGCAGGAACCCGGAGAGAGACCTCAGCCCGGACCGGCCGTACAAGAGAGATGGCAGCAGAGGTCGCACTTTAGATAAAGAGCGCAGTCCGGAACGCCCCTACAGGAATGACAAAACGCTCGACCGCGACTACAGCCCGGATAGAAGATACCGCAGCGAGCGTACGTTAGACCGAGACCACAGCCCTGAACGCCGCTACCGCAGCGAACGAGCCCTCGATCGCGAGAGCCCAGACCATCGCTTCCGCAATGAGAAAACCCTGGAACGCAACAACAGCCCCTACAGGCGTGACAGCCCGGGCAGAGGCCACGGGCGCGACCACAGCTTTGAACGAGGAAGGGAACGCATCCCCAGTGACCCGAGGAAGTACGACGAGCCGGTGAGACGGAGCGGGAGCAGGGATCGCCTGGAGCGCTCGCCGTCTCCTGCCGCCATGCCCATCCCGCTGCCTCGACCGGCCCGGGATCTGGAGCCGCTGGAGAAACCGCTGAacgtgctgctgctgaagaaacGACCCAACGAAG AGTACGGTCTTCGTCTGGGCAGCCAGCTCTTCATCAAGGAGATGACCAGCACTGGACTCGCCAGCAGAGACGGGAACCTGCAGGAGGGAGACATTATACTGAAG ATTAACGGCACGGTGACGGAGAACCTGTCCCTCAGCGACGCGGGGAAGCTGATCGAGAAGTCTCGCgggaagctgcagctggtggtGCAGAGAGACAAGCAGCAGGTGCTGATCCGCGTCCCCCCGATGGCCGACAGTGACTCTGAGCTCGATG ATATCTCAGAGATCGAGTCCTACCGCTCCTACTCGCCACAGGACGACAGGCGGGGCCACCACTCCGacctctcctcccactcctccaaTGAGAGGCTGCGAGAGAAGCCCAG AGAGGAGCCGCCCAACAGGCTGGCAAAGATGGGCGCCATGCCAACGCCGTTCAGAGTGCCCGACAGAGCCGCAGAAGACACACCCCCTTTGCTgccagagagggaggagctACCACCAGAGACACCTCCAGTGAAACCAG TCGTCGCTGCTGCCCCAAAGTTTCATGCTCCTCCTAAAGTGCCACTAAAGCCAAATACAGAGGACCAGGAAGTGTACGG ACCGAACACAGTGATGGTGCGTTTCCAGAAAGGCGACAGCGTGGGCCTGAGGCTGGCGGGAGGAAACGATGTCGGCATCTTCATCGCCGGCGTTCAGGAGGACAGCGCGGCCGAGAAGGAGGGTCTCCGCACGGGGGATCAGATCATGAAG GTGAACAACACTGACTTCAGAGGGATGGTGCGTGAGGACGCTGTTCTCTACCTCCTGGAGGTTCCGAAGGGAGAAGACGTGACCATTCTTGCTCAGAGTAAACCTGAAG tgtACAAGGACATTTTAGCGTCTGGCCGAGGCGACTCGTTCTTCATCAGGACTCACTTTGAGTTCGAGAAGGAGGCGCCGCAGTGTCTCCCTTTCTCCAGAGGAGAGATCTTCAAGGTGACGGACACGCTTTACGATGGCAAACTGGGCAACTGGCTGGCGATCCGCAGCGACAAAGACAACCAGCTGTTAGAGAAAGGAATCATCCCCAACaagagcag GGCAGAGCAAATGTCCAATGTCCAGAACGCTGCTCGAGCGGCATCGGGCAACGACAGAGGAGACTTCTGGAGGCTGAGAGGTCAAAGAGCAGCGAAGAAGAAGGATATCCGCAAGAGCCGAGAGGACCTGAGCGCCGCTCCGGTCACCACCCGATTCCCCGCCTACGAGAGAGTGGTCCTACGTGAAG CTGGATTCAAGAGGCCTGTGGTGGTTTTCGGGCCCATTTCTGATACAGTAAATGAAAAACTGGCCAATGACATGCCGAGCAAGTTTGTCGTCGCCA aAACGGAGCCTAAAGACGCAGGAAGTGAGAAATCCTCCGGGGTGGTGAGACTCAACACCATCCGACAAATCATTGAGCAG GACCTCCACGCCCTCCTGGATGTGACCCCCAAAGCCGTGGACACTTTGAACTACACGCAGTGGTATCCCATCGTCATCTTCCTGAACCCGGACAGCAAGCAAGGCATCAAGACCTTGAGGAACCGCATCGCCCCCGGATCCAGCCGCAGCGCACGCAAGCTGTACGAGCAGTCCGTCAAGCTGAGGAAGACGTGCACTCACCTGTTCACCG CGACCATTGACCTGAACTCGGCCAACGACGGCTGGTACGGCAGCGTGAAGGATTCTATTCAGGAGCAGCAGGACCGAgccgtgtgggtgtgtgagggCAAG CTCGAAGGTTCGGAGCAAGACCTGGATCTCCATGACGACCGCATGTCCTACCTGTCGGCAATGAGCGCCGACTACCTGAGCATGGACAGCCGCCTGACCAGTGACTACGAAGACACCGCGGACGAGGGCGGGGCTTACACGGACAACGAGCTGGACGAGCCCCAGGACGAGCCTCAGCCCGTGTCGGCCATCAGTCGATCGTCAGAGCCGGTGCTGCCGGACgag aagctTGACCCTGAGCCTCGGGCCCGTATGCGGAGGtcagggagcagagagaagcagaacaGAGACCCCAGCCCTCCCCCTTCTTTTGTCCCTGAACCCCCGAAG gTGCGGGCTCAGACCCGGACCGACTCCACGCGGAGCTATGACTCCCACTCCAGCAGCACCATCAGCAGCGACGCACTGGGCGGGAACAGGCCGCTCCCCCCTCCCGTGGCCCTGAAGCCCCCCGTCCCCCGCATGCCCTCAGAGGAGCCGACTCCGGGACGAGAGGAGGACGACCCCGCCGCCAAATCCTTCCTGGGCAAG AATCAG ATTAAGGCGTTTGAGAAGATGGACCACTTGGCTCGAGCTCAGCGGatcctggagctgcaggaggcggagAACGCTCGA TTGGAAATCGCCCAGAAGCATCCGGACATCTACGCCATCCCAGTGAAGCTGCCAAAGCCCAACCTCAACCGTCCCCAGCCAATCGG CTCCAGCTCGAACCCTGAGCCCCAGGCGCCGTCCAGGCCGTCGTACTCGGAGACGAGAGGATACGAGGACGAGGAGGCGGAGTACCGCCGGCAGCTGGCCGACCAGACCAAGAGAGGCTACTACAACCCTCAGAAATACAAAGACACTGAGCTgtga
- the tjp2a gene encoding tight junction protein ZO-2a isoform X3 produces the protein MKTVLSLHRKWAHAVKTIRILQGLNPAMEETVWEQYTVTLQRDPKMGFGIAVSGGRDNPNEESGEQSIVVSDVLQGGPADGLLFENDRVVQVNAIPMDGATHTFAVQTLRKCGKVAKITVKRPRKVPVNLLNRPSSPDDRVFNNDYNDDYNYDQDRRSVYSGRDHSPERERGGGYMDSGYQTHERDHDRDYDRRERGRNPERDLSPDRPYKRDGSRGRTLDKERSPERPYRNDKTLDRDYSPDRRYRSERTLDRDHSPERRYRSERALDRESPDHRFRNEKTLERNNSPYRRDSPGRGHGRDHSFERGRERIPSDPRKYDEPVRRSGSRDRLERSPSPAAMPIPLPRPARDLEPLEKPLNVLLLKKRPNEEYGLRLGSQLFIKEMTSTGLASRDGNLQEGDIILKINGTVTENLSLSDAGKLIEKSRGKLQLVVQRDKQQVLIRVPPMADSDSELDDISEIESYRSYSPQDDRRGHHSDLSSHSSNERLREKPSREEPPNRLAKMGAMPTPFRVPDRAAEDTPPLLPEREELPPETPPVKPVVAAAPKFHAPPKVPLKPNTEDQEVYGPNTVMVRFQKGDSVGLRLAGGNDVGIFIAGVQEDSAAEKEGLRTGDQIMKVNNTDFRGMVREDAVLYLLEVPKGEDVTILAQSKPEVYKDILASGRGDSFFIRTHFEFEKEAPQCLPFSRGEIFKVTDTLYDGKLGNWLAIRSDKDNQLLEKGIIPNKSRAEQMSNVQNAARAASGNDRGDFWRLRGQRAAKKKDIRKSREDLSAAPVTTRFPAYERVVLREAGFKRPVVVFGPISDTVNEKLANDMPSKFVVAKTEPKDAGSEKSSGVVRLNTIRQIIEQDLHALLDVTPKAVDTLNYTQWYPIVIFLNPDSKQGIKTLRNRIAPGSSRSARKLYEQSVKLRKTCTHLFTATIDLNSANDGWYGSVKDSIQEQQDRAVWVCEGKLEGSEQDLDLHDDRMSYLSAMSADYLSMDSRLTSDYEDTADEGGAYTDNELDEPQDEPQPVSAISRSSEPVLPDEKLDPEPRARMRRSGSREKQNRDPSPPPSFVPEPPKVRAQTRTDSTRSYDSHSSSTISSDALGGNRPLPPPVALKPPVPRMPSEEPTPGREEDDPAAKSFLGKIKAFEKMDHLARAQRILELQEAENARLEIAQKHPDIYAIPVKLPKPNLNRPQPIGSSSNPEPQAPSRPSYSETRGYEDEEAEYRRQLADQTKRGYYNPQKYKDTEL, from the exons ATGAAGACTGTCCTCAGCCTGCACAGGAAATGGGCCCACGCGGTCAAGACTATTCGCATCCTGCAGGGACTC AACCCGGCCATGGAGGAGACTGTGTGGGAGCAGTACACTGTGACCCTGCAGAGG GATCCCAAGATGGGCTTTGGCATTGCCGTGTCAGGGGGTCGTGACAACCCGAATGAGGAAAGTGGCGAGCAGTCCATCGTGGTGTCGGACGTCCTGCAGGGAGGACCGGCTGACGGCTTGTTATT tgaGAATGACCGCGTGGTGCAGGTGAACGCCATCCCCATGGACGGGGCCACCCACACCTTTGCCGTCCAGACCCTCAGGAAGTGTGGCAAAGTGGCAAAGATT acaGTGAAGAGGCCCCGGAAGGTTCCGGTCAACCTGCTGAACCGTCCGTCCTCACCCGATGACAGAGTCTTCAACAATGACTACAATGATGATTACAACTACGACCAGGACCGCCGCAGTGTGTACAGCGGACGAGACCACAGcccggagagggagagaggcggAGGCTACATGGATTCTGGCTACCAAACTCACGAGCGTGACCACGACAGGGACTACGACCGGAGGGAACGCGGCAGGAACCCGGAGAGAGACCTCAGCCCGGACCGGCCGTACAAGAGAGATGGCAGCAGAGGTCGCACTTTAGATAAAGAGCGCAGTCCGGAACGCCCCTACAGGAATGACAAAACGCTCGACCGCGACTACAGCCCGGATAGAAGATACCGCAGCGAGCGTACGTTAGACCGAGACCACAGCCCTGAACGCCGCTACCGCAGCGAACGAGCCCTCGATCGCGAGAGCCCAGACCATCGCTTCCGCAATGAGAAAACCCTGGAACGCAACAACAGCCCCTACAGGCGTGACAGCCCGGGCAGAGGCCACGGGCGCGACCACAGCTTTGAACGAGGAAGGGAACGCATCCCCAGTGACCCGAGGAAGTACGACGAGCCGGTGAGACGGAGCGGGAGCAGGGATCGCCTGGAGCGCTCGCCGTCTCCTGCCGCCATGCCCATCCCGCTGCCTCGACCGGCCCGGGATCTGGAGCCGCTGGAGAAACCGCTGAacgtgctgctgctgaagaaacGACCCAACGAAG AGTACGGTCTTCGTCTGGGCAGCCAGCTCTTCATCAAGGAGATGACCAGCACTGGACTCGCCAGCAGAGACGGGAACCTGCAGGAGGGAGACATTATACTGAAG ATTAACGGCACGGTGACGGAGAACCTGTCCCTCAGCGACGCGGGGAAGCTGATCGAGAAGTCTCGCgggaagctgcagctggtggtGCAGAGAGACAAGCAGCAGGTGCTGATCCGCGTCCCCCCGATGGCCGACAGTGACTCTGAGCTCGATG ATATCTCAGAGATCGAGTCCTACCGCTCCTACTCGCCACAGGACGACAGGCGGGGCCACCACTCCGacctctcctcccactcctccaaTGAGAGGCTGCGAGAGAAGCCCAG CAGAGAGGAGCCGCCCAACAGGCTGGCAAAGATGGGCGCCATGCCAACGCCGTTCAGAGTGCCCGACAGAGCCGCAGAAGACACACCCCCTTTGCTgccagagagggaggagctACCACCAGAGACACCTCCAGTGAAACCAG TCGTCGCTGCTGCCCCAAAGTTTCATGCTCCTCCTAAAGTGCCACTAAAGCCAAATACAGAGGACCAGGAAGTGTACGG ACCGAACACAGTGATGGTGCGTTTCCAGAAAGGCGACAGCGTGGGCCTGAGGCTGGCGGGAGGAAACGATGTCGGCATCTTCATCGCCGGCGTTCAGGAGGACAGCGCGGCCGAGAAGGAGGGTCTCCGCACGGGGGATCAGATCATGAAG GTGAACAACACTGACTTCAGAGGGATGGTGCGTGAGGACGCTGTTCTCTACCTCCTGGAGGTTCCGAAGGGAGAAGACGTGACCATTCTTGCTCAGAGTAAACCTGAAG tgtACAAGGACATTTTAGCGTCTGGCCGAGGCGACTCGTTCTTCATCAGGACTCACTTTGAGTTCGAGAAGGAGGCGCCGCAGTGTCTCCCTTTCTCCAGAGGAGAGATCTTCAAGGTGACGGACACGCTTTACGATGGCAAACTGGGCAACTGGCTGGCGATCCGCAGCGACAAAGACAACCAGCTGTTAGAGAAAGGAATCATCCCCAACaagagcag GGCAGAGCAAATGTCCAATGTCCAGAACGCTGCTCGAGCGGCATCGGGCAACGACAGAGGAGACTTCTGGAGGCTGAGAGGTCAAAGAGCAGCGAAGAAGAAGGATATCCGCAAGAGCCGAGAGGACCTGAGCGCCGCTCCGGTCACCACCCGATTCCCCGCCTACGAGAGAGTGGTCCTACGTGAAG CTGGATTCAAGAGGCCTGTGGTGGTTTTCGGGCCCATTTCTGATACAGTAAATGAAAAACTGGCCAATGACATGCCGAGCAAGTTTGTCGTCGCCA aAACGGAGCCTAAAGACGCAGGAAGTGAGAAATCCTCCGGGGTGGTGAGACTCAACACCATCCGACAAATCATTGAGCAG GACCTCCACGCCCTCCTGGATGTGACCCCCAAAGCCGTGGACACTTTGAACTACACGCAGTGGTATCCCATCGTCATCTTCCTGAACCCGGACAGCAAGCAAGGCATCAAGACCTTGAGGAACCGCATCGCCCCCGGATCCAGCCGCAGCGCACGCAAGCTGTACGAGCAGTCCGTCAAGCTGAGGAAGACGTGCACTCACCTGTTCACCG CGACCATTGACCTGAACTCGGCCAACGACGGCTGGTACGGCAGCGTGAAGGATTCTATTCAGGAGCAGCAGGACCGAgccgtgtgggtgtgtgagggCAAG CTCGAAGGTTCGGAGCAAGACCTGGATCTCCATGACGACCGCATGTCCTACCTGTCGGCAATGAGCGCCGACTACCTGAGCATGGACAGCCGCCTGACCAGTGACTACGAAGACACCGCGGACGAGGGCGGGGCTTACACGGACAACGAGCTGGACGAGCCCCAGGACGAGCCTCAGCCCGTGTCGGCCATCAGTCGATCGTCAGAGCCGGTGCTGCCGGACgag aagctTGACCCTGAGCCTCGGGCCCGTATGCGGAGGtcagggagcagagagaagcagaacaGAGACCCCAGCCCTCCCCCTTCTTTTGTCCCTGAACCCCCGAAG gTGCGGGCTCAGACCCGGACCGACTCCACGCGGAGCTATGACTCCCACTCCAGCAGCACCATCAGCAGCGACGCACTGGGCGGGAACAGGCCGCTCCCCCCTCCCGTGGCCCTGAAGCCCCCCGTCCCCCGCATGCCCTCAGAGGAGCCGACTCCGGGACGAGAGGAGGACGACCCCGCCGCCAAATCCTTCCTGGGCAAG ATTAAGGCGTTTGAGAAGATGGACCACTTGGCTCGAGCTCAGCGGatcctggagctgcaggaggcggagAACGCTCGA TTGGAAATCGCCCAGAAGCATCCGGACATCTACGCCATCCCAGTGAAGCTGCCAAAGCCCAACCTCAACCGTCCCCAGCCAATCGG CTCCAGCTCGAACCCTGAGCCCCAGGCGCCGTCCAGGCCGTCGTACTCGGAGACGAGAGGATACGAGGACGAGGAGGCGGAGTACCGCCGGCAGCTGGCCGACCAGACCAAGAGAGGCTACTACAACCCTCAGAAATACAAAGACACTGAGCTgtga
- the tjp2a gene encoding tight junction protein ZO-2a isoform X10: MPVNGGGLLSLSRYATQYFTNPAMEETVWEQYTVTLQRDPKMGFGIAVSGGRDNPNEESGEQSIVVSDVLQGGPADGLLFENDRVVQVNAIPMDGATHTFAVQTLRKCGKVAKITVKRPRKVPVNLLNRPSSPDDRVFNNDYNDDYNYDQDRRSVYSGRDHSPERERGGGYMDSGYQTHERDHDRDYDRRERGRNPERDLSPDRPYKRDGSRGRTLDKERSPERPYRNDKTLDRDYSPDRRYRSERTLDRDHSPERRYRSERALDRESPDHRFRNEKTLERNNSPYRRDSPGRGHGRDHSFERGRERIPSDPRKYDEPVRRSGSRDRLERSPSPAAMPIPLPRPARDLEPLEKPLNVLLLKKRPNEEYGLRLGSQLFIKEMTSTGLASRDGNLQEGDIILKINGTVTENLSLSDAGKLIEKSRGKLQLVVQRDKQQVLIRVPPMADSDSELDDISEIESYRSYSPQDDRRGHHSDLSSHSSNERLREKPREEPPNRLAKMGAMPTPFRVPDRAAEDTPPLLPEREELPPETPPVKPVVAAAPKFHAPPKVPLKPNTEDQEVYGPNTVMVRFQKGDSVGLRLAGGNDVGIFIAGVQEDSAAEKEGLRTGDQIMKVNNTDFRGMVREDAVLYLLEVPKGEDVTILAQSKPEVYKDILASGRGDSFFIRTHFEFEKEAPQCLPFSRGEIFKVTDTLYDGKLGNWLAIRSDKDNQLLEKGIIPNKSRAEQMSNVQNAARAASGNDRGDFWRLRGQRAAKKKDIRKSREDLSAAPVTTRFPAYERVVLREAGFKRPVVVFGPISDTVNEKLANDMPSKFVVAKTEPKDAGSEKSSGVVRLNTIRQIIEQDLHALLDVTPKAVDTLNYTQWYPIVIFLNPDSKQGIKTLRNRIAPGSSRSARKLYEQSVKLRKTCTHLFTATIDLNSANDGWYGSVKDSIQEQQDRAVWVCEGKLEGSEQDLDLHDDRMSYLSAMSADYLSMDSRLTSDYEDTADEGGAYTDNELDEPQDEPQPVSAISRSSEPVLPDEKLDPEPRARMRRSGSREKQNRDPSPPPSFVPEPPKVRAQTRTDSTRSYDSHSSSTISSDALGGNRPLPPPVALKPPVPRMPSEEPTPGREEDDPAAKSFLGKIKAFEKMDHLARAQRILELQEAENARLEIAQKHPDIYAIPVKLPKPNLNRPQPIGSSSNPEPQAPSRPSYSETRGYEDEEAEYRRQLADQTKRGYYNPQKYKDTEL; the protein is encoded by the exons ATGCCAGTGAACGGAGGGGGGCTGCTCTCCCTGAGCAGATACGCCACACAGTACTTCACT AACCCGGCCATGGAGGAGACTGTGTGGGAGCAGTACACTGTGACCCTGCAGAGG GATCCCAAGATGGGCTTTGGCATTGCCGTGTCAGGGGGTCGTGACAACCCGAATGAGGAAAGTGGCGAGCAGTCCATCGTGGTGTCGGACGTCCTGCAGGGAGGACCGGCTGACGGCTTGTTATT tgaGAATGACCGCGTGGTGCAGGTGAACGCCATCCCCATGGACGGGGCCACCCACACCTTTGCCGTCCAGACCCTCAGGAAGTGTGGCAAAGTGGCAAAGATT acaGTGAAGAGGCCCCGGAAGGTTCCGGTCAACCTGCTGAACCGTCCGTCCTCACCCGATGACAGAGTCTTCAACAATGACTACAATGATGATTACAACTACGACCAGGACCGCCGCAGTGTGTACAGCGGACGAGACCACAGcccggagagggagagaggcggAGGCTACATGGATTCTGGCTACCAAACTCACGAGCGTGACCACGACAGGGACTACGACCGGAGGGAACGCGGCAGGAACCCGGAGAGAGACCTCAGCCCGGACCGGCCGTACAAGAGAGATGGCAGCAGAGGTCGCACTTTAGATAAAGAGCGCAGTCCGGAACGCCCCTACAGGAATGACAAAACGCTCGACCGCGACTACAGCCCGGATAGAAGATACCGCAGCGAGCGTACGTTAGACCGAGACCACAGCCCTGAACGCCGCTACCGCAGCGAACGAGCCCTCGATCGCGAGAGCCCAGACCATCGCTTCCGCAATGAGAAAACCCTGGAACGCAACAACAGCCCCTACAGGCGTGACAGCCCGGGCAGAGGCCACGGGCGCGACCACAGCTTTGAACGAGGAAGGGAACGCATCCCCAGTGACCCGAGGAAGTACGACGAGCCGGTGAGACGGAGCGGGAGCAGGGATCGCCTGGAGCGCTCGCCGTCTCCTGCCGCCATGCCCATCCCGCTGCCTCGACCGGCCCGGGATCTGGAGCCGCTGGAGAAACCGCTGAacgtgctgctgctgaagaaacGACCCAACGAAG AGTACGGTCTTCGTCTGGGCAGCCAGCTCTTCATCAAGGAGATGACCAGCACTGGACTCGCCAGCAGAGACGGGAACCTGCAGGAGGGAGACATTATACTGAAG ATTAACGGCACGGTGACGGAGAACCTGTCCCTCAGCGACGCGGGGAAGCTGATCGAGAAGTCTCGCgggaagctgcagctggtggtGCAGAGAGACAAGCAGCAGGTGCTGATCCGCGTCCCCCCGATGGCCGACAGTGACTCTGAGCTCGATG ATATCTCAGAGATCGAGTCCTACCGCTCCTACTCGCCACAGGACGACAGGCGGGGCCACCACTCCGacctctcctcccactcctccaaTGAGAGGCTGCGAGAGAAGCCCAG AGAGGAGCCGCCCAACAGGCTGGCAAAGATGGGCGCCATGCCAACGCCGTTCAGAGTGCCCGACAGAGCCGCAGAAGACACACCCCCTTTGCTgccagagagggaggagctACCACCAGAGACACCTCCAGTGAAACCAG TCGTCGCTGCTGCCCCAAAGTTTCATGCTCCTCCTAAAGTGCCACTAAAGCCAAATACAGAGGACCAGGAAGTGTACGG ACCGAACACAGTGATGGTGCGTTTCCAGAAAGGCGACAGCGTGGGCCTGAGGCTGGCGGGAGGAAACGATGTCGGCATCTTCATCGCCGGCGTTCAGGAGGACAGCGCGGCCGAGAAGGAGGGTCTCCGCACGGGGGATCAGATCATGAAG GTGAACAACACTGACTTCAGAGGGATGGTGCGTGAGGACGCTGTTCTCTACCTCCTGGAGGTTCCGAAGGGAGAAGACGTGACCATTCTTGCTCAGAGTAAACCTGAAG tgtACAAGGACATTTTAGCGTCTGGCCGAGGCGACTCGTTCTTCATCAGGACTCACTTTGAGTTCGAGAAGGAGGCGCCGCAGTGTCTCCCTTTCTCCAGAGGAGAGATCTTCAAGGTGACGGACACGCTTTACGATGGCAAACTGGGCAACTGGCTGGCGATCCGCAGCGACAAAGACAACCAGCTGTTAGAGAAAGGAATCATCCCCAACaagagcag GGCAGAGCAAATGTCCAATGTCCAGAACGCTGCTCGAGCGGCATCGGGCAACGACAGAGGAGACTTCTGGAGGCTGAGAGGTCAAAGAGCAGCGAAGAAGAAGGATATCCGCAAGAGCCGAGAGGACCTGAGCGCCGCTCCGGTCACCACCCGATTCCCCGCCTACGAGAGAGTGGTCCTACGTGAAG CTGGATTCAAGAGGCCTGTGGTGGTTTTCGGGCCCATTTCTGATACAGTAAATGAAAAACTGGCCAATGACATGCCGAGCAAGTTTGTCGTCGCCA aAACGGAGCCTAAAGACGCAGGAAGTGAGAAATCCTCCGGGGTGGTGAGACTCAACACCATCCGACAAATCATTGAGCAG GACCTCCACGCCCTCCTGGATGTGACCCCCAAAGCCGTGGACACTTTGAACTACACGCAGTGGTATCCCATCGTCATCTTCCTGAACCCGGACAGCAAGCAAGGCATCAAGACCTTGAGGAACCGCATCGCCCCCGGATCCAGCCGCAGCGCACGCAAGCTGTACGAGCAGTCCGTCAAGCTGAGGAAGACGTGCACTCACCTGTTCACCG CGACCATTGACCTGAACTCGGCCAACGACGGCTGGTACGGCAGCGTGAAGGATTCTATTCAGGAGCAGCAGGACCGAgccgtgtgggtgtgtgagggCAAG CTCGAAGGTTCGGAGCAAGACCTGGATCTCCATGACGACCGCATGTCCTACCTGTCGGCAATGAGCGCCGACTACCTGAGCATGGACAGCCGCCTGACCAGTGACTACGAAGACACCGCGGACGAGGGCGGGGCTTACACGGACAACGAGCTGGACGAGCCCCAGGACGAGCCTCAGCCCGTGTCGGCCATCAGTCGATCGTCAGAGCCGGTGCTGCCGGACgag aagctTGACCCTGAGCCTCGGGCCCGTATGCGGAGGtcagggagcagagagaagcagaacaGAGACCCCAGCCCTCCCCCTTCTTTTGTCCCTGAACCCCCGAAG gTGCGGGCTCAGACCCGGACCGACTCCACGCGGAGCTATGACTCCCACTCCAGCAGCACCATCAGCAGCGACGCACTGGGCGGGAACAGGCCGCTCCCCCCTCCCGTGGCCCTGAAGCCCCCCGTCCCCCGCATGCCCTCAGAGGAGCCGACTCCGGGACGAGAGGAGGACGACCCCGCCGCCAAATCCTTCCTGGGCAAG ATTAAGGCGTTTGAGAAGATGGACCACTTGGCTCGAGCTCAGCGGatcctggagctgcaggaggcggagAACGCTCGA TTGGAAATCGCCCAGAAGCATCCGGACATCTACGCCATCCCAGTGAAGCTGCCAAAGCCCAACCTCAACCGTCCCCAGCCAATCGG CTCCAGCTCGAACCCTGAGCCCCAGGCGCCGTCCAGGCCGTCGTACTCGGAGACGAGAGGATACGAGGACGAGGAGGCGGAGTACCGCCGGCAGCTGGCCGACCAGACCAAGAGAGGCTACTACAACCCTCAGAAATACAAAGACACTGAGCTgtga